A genomic segment from Syntrophotalea acetylenivorans encodes:
- a CDS encoding YfiR family protein — translation MTIRHSSWGRRLLAFVLLTLLLLSAGVVPSDALEPAPEDAVKAAMLYNFVQFVRWPNSFVPAEQELVLGILGRDSLQEWLLDLALEGDRGGSLKTVELDSLHDLSAQKHTLHVLYIGRTAHQDLQAVLRVLDGVPVLTVSDDELFIKQGGMMNFVRQNSRIRFDLNLDAAAKGRLKISSRLYGLARLIVKDDVTQEGR, via the coding sequence TTTGTTCTTTTGACCCTGTTGCTTTTATCGGCGGGGGTCGTGCCCTCGGATGCCCTTGAACCGGCGCCGGAGGATGCGGTCAAGGCGGCGATGCTTTACAACTTCGTACAGTTCGTGCGCTGGCCGAACAGTTTTGTGCCGGCGGAGCAGGAGTTGGTTCTGGGCATTCTAGGTCGGGACTCGTTGCAGGAATGGCTGCTCGACCTGGCGTTGGAGGGCGACCGTGGCGGTTCGCTCAAGACGGTGGAGCTCGACTCTTTGCACGATCTCAGTGCTCAAAAGCACACCCTTCATGTGCTGTACATTGGCCGCACGGCGCATCAGGACCTGCAGGCTGTCCTTCGCGTTCTCGATGGCGTCCCGGTACTCACCGTGAGCGACGACGAACTGTTCATCAAGCAGGGCGGCATGATGAACTTTGTGCGCCAGAACAGCCGCATCCGTTTCGATCTCAATCTCGATGCCGCCGCCAAAGGTCGGCTCAAAATCAGTTCCCGTCTCTACGGCCTGGCACGGCTGATCGTCAAGGACGACGTAACCCAGGAGGGACGATGA